In Zea mays cultivar B73 chromosome 7, Zm-B73-REFERENCE-NAM-5.0, whole genome shotgun sequence, the following proteins share a genomic window:
- the LOC100285313 gene encoding glycine-rich RNA-binding protein RZ1C-like isoform X1, with the protein MHNGELDGRNISVNKAEPRNSDGYGYGGGGGGGYSSGGRGGYRSGADVVPAASDDCFKCGRPGHWARECPYSDGSGRTGRYSPGSRYGGGTGGRGDRFGGSDRFARYDDDRYDGGRYVDSRDTYYGSGRDRYAPAAERYSGDRYSGADRYASSGFARERSYERDGGRSNGGYYRDEPRGTGGYGRGGSRGGGGGGPARFGGSYRDRPAPYDRPSRGGAARAYDDRY; encoded by the coding sequence ATGCATAACGGAGAACTGGATGGCCGCAATATTTCTGTGAACAAAGCTGAACCTAGGAACTCTGATGGCTATGgatatggtggtggtggtggtggtggttacTCGTCCGGTGGTAGAGGTGGATATCGTAGTGGAGCTGATGTAGTTCCAGCAGCCAGTGATGATTGTTTCAAATGTGGCCGTCCTGGACATTGGGCTCGTGAATGCCCTTATTCAGATGGAAGTGGTAGAACTGGAAGGTATTCTCCCGGTTCAAGGTATGGTGGTGGCACTGGTGGACGTGGTGATCGCTTTGGAGGATCAGATCGTTTTGCTCGCTATGATGATGATCGATATGATGGTGGGCGCTATGTGGACAGCAGGGATACTTATTATGGTTCCGGGCGCGATCGCTATGCACCGGCAGCAGAACGCTATTCTGGTGACAGGTACAGTGGTGCAGATCGATATGCGTCCAGCGGCTTTGCCAGAGAAAGGAGCTATGAGAGAGATGGAGGGAGGTCCAATGGAGGTTACTACCGTGATGAACCGAGGGGCACTGGTGGCTATGGCAGAGGTGGTTcacgtggcggcggcggcggtgggccTGCTCGCTTTGGTGGGAGTTACCGAGATAGGCCTGCTCCATACGATCGTCCCAGCAGGGGAGGAGCAGCTCGTGCTTATGATGATCGTTACTGA
- the LOC100273608 gene encoding probable D-2-hydroxyglutarate dehydrogenase, mitochondrial-like isoform X2, whose translation MPRREAARLLRRLGPIAVQSPKRGMPHNQYESTNHAVNSYRRFHWIPSVQHPLCGPTSSGGIYEGQRSANKACEVQKRTFGSAATQFQRNPAYSVLNSDDIAYFKSILGENGVVQDEDRVAVANVDWMGKYRGASQLVLLPKTTTEVSKILSYCNTKRLAVVPQGGNTGLVGGSVPVFDEVIVGLAGMNKIISFDNVNGILTCEAGCVLENLSTFVENEGFIMPLDLGAKGSCHIGGNISTNAGGLRFIRYGSLHGNVLGLEVVLADGTILDMLTTLRKDNTGYDLKHLFIGSEGSLGVVTKISVLTPAKLSSTNVAFLSCNDYTSCQKLLLAARRSLGEILSAFEFMDHHCIDLAMQHLEGVQNPLPASPYKFYVLVETTGSDESSDKTKLEAFLLRSMEDGLVADGVIAQDISQASNFWRIREGISEASVKVGAVYKYDLSITVEKLYDIVEEMRCRLGDNAEVLGYGHLGDGNLHLNIVSSKYDDNILAQIEPFVYEWTSAQRGSISAEHGLGLMKAEKIHYSKSPEAVQLMASIKKLLDPKSILNPYKVLPQSVL comes from the exons ATGCCGCGGCGCGAGGCGGCGAGGCTTCTCCGCCGCCTGGGCCCGATCGCTGTCCAGTCGCCGAAGCGAG GCATGCCTCATAATCAATATGAATCCACAAACCACGCTGTGAATTCTTATAGAAGATTCCACTGGATTCCCAGTGTACAGCACCCTCTGTGTGGACCTACAAGTAGTGGGGGAATATATGAAGGTCAACGCAGTGCTAACAAGGCTTGTGAAGTTCAGAAGCGCACATTTGGTTCTGCTGCAACACAGTTTCAGAGGAATCCAGCCTATTCAGTGCTGAACTCTGATGACATTGCTTACTTCAAGAGCATCTTGGGAGAAAATGGTGTAGTTCAGGATGAAGACAGAGTTGCAGTTGCAAATGTAGATTGGATGGGTAAATACAGAGGTGCAAGTCAGCTAGTACTTTTACCAAAAACTACTACTGAG GTATCTAAGATTCTTTCATATTGCAACACCAAACGATTGGCTGTGGTTCCACAAGGTGGCAACACAGGTCTTGTAGGTGGAAGTGTGCCTGTTTTCGATGAG GTGATTGTTGGCCTTGCAGGCATGAATAAAATTATTTCCTTTGATAAC GTAAATGGAATTCTTACTTGTGAAGCTGGTTGTGTGTTGGAGAATTTAAGTACCTTCGTGGAAAATGAAGG GTTTATTATGCCACTTGACTTGGGAGCGAAAGGTAGTTGCCACATCGGTGGAAACATTTCAACTAATGCTGGCGGCCTGCGTTTTATACGCTATGGTTCACTTCATGGAAATGTTCTTG GTCTTGAAGTTGTCCTGGCTGATGGGACTATCCTTGATATGCTTACTACTTTAAGGAAAGACAATACTGGGTATGATCTGAAGCACTTATTTATAG GAAGTGAAGGCTCGCTAGGAGTAGTCACCAAAATATCAGTACTTACACCTGCAAAGCTATCTTCAACCAATGTTGCATTTCTTTCCTGCAATGATTACACAAGCTGCCAG AAATTACTACTGGCAGCTAGGAGGAGCTTGGGTGAGATCTTGTCTGCATTTGAATTCATGGATCATCACTGTATTGATCTG GCTATGCAACATTTGGAAGGAGTTCAAAATCCTTTACCTGCATCACCGTACAAATTTTACGTTCTAGTTGAAACAACAGGAAGTGATGAATCATCTGACAA GACAAAACTGGAAGCTTTTTTGTTGCGTTCAATGGAAGATGGTTTAGTAGCTGATGGAGTTATCGCACAGGATATCAGCCAAGCATCAAACTTTTGGAGGATCCGTGAG GGTATATCAGAAGCATCCGTCAAAGTTGGAGCTGTGTACAAATATGACTTGTCCATAACTGTAGAGAAGCTCTATGATATTGTTGAAGAAATGCGCTGCCGTCTTG GTGATAATGCAGAGGTATTGGGCTATGGCCACCTTGGAGATGGGAATCTGCATTTGAACATTGTATCAAGCAAATATGACGACAAT ATTCTCGCACAAATTGAACCATTCGTCTATGAGTGGACATCAGCACAAAGAGGAAGCATCAGCGCAGAGCATGGTTTGGGGCTAATGAAAGCTGAGAAGATTCACTACAGTAAATCACCTGAAGCA GTACAACTAATGGCCTCCATCAAGAAGTTGCTGGACCCCAAGTCGATCCTTAATCCCTACAAGGTTCTGCCGCAGTCTGTACTGTAG
- the LOC100273608 gene encoding probable D-2-hydroxyglutarate dehydrogenase, mitochondrial-like isoform X1 yields MPRREAARLLRRLGPIAVQSPKRGFSGMPHNQYESTNHAVNSYRRFHWIPSVQHPLCGPTSSGGIYEGQRSANKACEVQKRTFGSAATQFQRNPAYSVLNSDDIAYFKSILGENGVVQDEDRVAVANVDWMGKYRGASQLVLLPKTTTEVSKILSYCNTKRLAVVPQGGNTGLVGGSVPVFDEVIVGLAGMNKIISFDNVNGILTCEAGCVLENLSTFVENEGFIMPLDLGAKGSCHIGGNISTNAGGLRFIRYGSLHGNVLGLEVVLADGTILDMLTTLRKDNTGYDLKHLFIGSEGSLGVVTKISVLTPAKLSSTNVAFLSCNDYTSCQKLLLAARRSLGEILSAFEFMDHHCIDLAMQHLEGVQNPLPASPYKFYVLVETTGSDESSDKTKLEAFLLRSMEDGLVADGVIAQDISQASNFWRIREGISEASVKVGAVYKYDLSITVEKLYDIVEEMRCRLGDNAEVLGYGHLGDGNLHLNIVSSKYDDNILAQIEPFVYEWTSAQRGSISAEHGLGLMKAEKIHYSKSPEAVQLMASIKKLLDPKSILNPYKVLPQSVL; encoded by the exons ATGCCGCGGCGCGAGGCGGCGAGGCTTCTCCGCCGCCTGGGCCCGATCGCTGTCCAGTCGCCGAAGCGAG GCTTTTCAGGCATGCCTCATAATCAATATGAATCCACAAACCACGCTGTGAATTCTTATAGAAGATTCCACTGGATTCCCAGTGTACAGCACCCTCTGTGTGGACCTACAAGTAGTGGGGGAATATATGAAGGTCAACGCAGTGCTAACAAGGCTTGTGAAGTTCAGAAGCGCACATTTGGTTCTGCTGCAACACAGTTTCAGAGGAATCCAGCCTATTCAGTGCTGAACTCTGATGACATTGCTTACTTCAAGAGCATCTTGGGAGAAAATGGTGTAGTTCAGGATGAAGACAGAGTTGCAGTTGCAAATGTAGATTGGATGGGTAAATACAGAGGTGCAAGTCAGCTAGTACTTTTACCAAAAACTACTACTGAG GTATCTAAGATTCTTTCATATTGCAACACCAAACGATTGGCTGTGGTTCCACAAGGTGGCAACACAGGTCTTGTAGGTGGAAGTGTGCCTGTTTTCGATGAG GTGATTGTTGGCCTTGCAGGCATGAATAAAATTATTTCCTTTGATAAC GTAAATGGAATTCTTACTTGTGAAGCTGGTTGTGTGTTGGAGAATTTAAGTACCTTCGTGGAAAATGAAGG GTTTATTATGCCACTTGACTTGGGAGCGAAAGGTAGTTGCCACATCGGTGGAAACATTTCAACTAATGCTGGCGGCCTGCGTTTTATACGCTATGGTTCACTTCATGGAAATGTTCTTG GTCTTGAAGTTGTCCTGGCTGATGGGACTATCCTTGATATGCTTACTACTTTAAGGAAAGACAATACTGGGTATGATCTGAAGCACTTATTTATAG GAAGTGAAGGCTCGCTAGGAGTAGTCACCAAAATATCAGTACTTACACCTGCAAAGCTATCTTCAACCAATGTTGCATTTCTTTCCTGCAATGATTACACAAGCTGCCAG AAATTACTACTGGCAGCTAGGAGGAGCTTGGGTGAGATCTTGTCTGCATTTGAATTCATGGATCATCACTGTATTGATCTG GCTATGCAACATTTGGAAGGAGTTCAAAATCCTTTACCTGCATCACCGTACAAATTTTACGTTCTAGTTGAAACAACAGGAAGTGATGAATCATCTGACAA GACAAAACTGGAAGCTTTTTTGTTGCGTTCAATGGAAGATGGTTTAGTAGCTGATGGAGTTATCGCACAGGATATCAGCCAAGCATCAAACTTTTGGAGGATCCGTGAG GGTATATCAGAAGCATCCGTCAAAGTTGGAGCTGTGTACAAATATGACTTGTCCATAACTGTAGAGAAGCTCTATGATATTGTTGAAGAAATGCGCTGCCGTCTTG GTGATAATGCAGAGGTATTGGGCTATGGCCACCTTGGAGATGGGAATCTGCATTTGAACATTGTATCAAGCAAATATGACGACAAT ATTCTCGCACAAATTGAACCATTCGTCTATGAGTGGACATCAGCACAAAGAGGAAGCATCAGCGCAGAGCATGGTTTGGGGCTAATGAAAGCTGAGAAGATTCACTACAGTAAATCACCTGAAGCA GTACAACTAATGGCCTCCATCAAGAAGTTGCTGGACCCCAAGTCGATCCTTAATCCCTACAAGGTTCTGCCGCAGTCTGTACTGTAG
- the LOC100285313 gene encoding Glycine-rich RNA-binding protein RZ1C-like, which yields MAEEKVGRIFVGGLSWNTTERTLERTFGQYGKVIEAQVVVERETGRSRGFGFVTFSEPRAVDAAIRGMHNGELDGRNISVNKAEPRNSDGYGYGGGGGGGYSSGGRGGYRSGADVVPAASDDCFKCGRPGHWARECPYSDGSGRTGRYSPGSRYGGGTGGRGDRFGGSDRFARYDDDRYDGGRYVDSRDTYYGSGRDRYAPAAERYSGDRYSGADRYASSGFARERSYERDGGRSNGGYYRDEPRGTGGYGRGGSRGGGGGGPARFGGSYRDRPAPYDRPSRGGAARAYDDRY from the exons ATGGCGGAGGAAAAAGTGGGGCGGATCTTCGTCGGCGGGCTGTCGTGGAACACCACGGAGCGCACGCTCGAGCGCACCTTCGGTCAGTACGGCAAGGTCATCGAGGCTCAG GTTGTAGTGGAAAGGGAGACAGGCCGCTCTAGGGGATTTGGATTTGTCACATTTTCAGAACCTCGGGCTGTGGATGCTGCCATTCGGGGAATGCATAACGGAGAACTGGATGGCCGCAATATTTCTGTGAACAAAGCTGAACCTAGGAACTCTGATGGCTATGgatatggtggtggtggtggtggtggttacTCGTCCGGTGGTAGAGGTGGATATCGTAGTGGAGCTGATGTAGTTCCAGCAGCCAGTGATGATTGTTTCAAATGTGGCCGTCCTGGACATTGGGCTCGTGAATGCCCTTATTCAGATGGAAGTGGTAGAACTGGAAGGTATTCTCCCGGTTCAAGGTATGGTGGTGGCACTGGTGGACGTGGTGATCGCTTTGGAGGATCAGATCGTTTTGCTCGCTATGATGATGATCGATATGATGGTGGGCGCTATGTGGACAGCAGGGATACTTATTATGGTTCCGGGCGCGATCGCTATGCACCGGCAGCAGAACGCTATTCTGGTGACAGGTACAGTGGTGCAGATCGATATGCGTCCAGCGGCTTTGCCAGAGAAAGGAGCTATGAGAGAGATGGAGGGAGGTCCAATGGAGGTTACTACCGTGATGAACCGAGGGGCACTGGTGGCTATGGCAGAGGTGGTTcacgtggcggcggcggcggtgggccTGCTCGCTTTGGTGGGAGTTACCGAGATAGGCCTGCTCCATACGATCGTCCCAGCAGGGGAGGAGCAGCTCGTGCTTATGATGATCGTTACTGA